In Desulfatibacillum aliphaticivorans DSM 15576, a genomic segment contains:
- a CDS encoding HDOD domain-containing protein produces the protein MKIECSSCHKKYNIPDEKLPKDKSISLKCPACQNLITINPPAQAPPINTLPEGEALKKAIVKGVKDLPPMPQVIHKARKVMADPNSSFQDLAIVLVTDQAIAAKVLKIANSPFYGLSGTVSTIQQASVVLGQKTLNEILTMASASQLLDKPMPGYGMDPGEFWRHSLLVAFGARIITGRAKPHLAEDAFAAGLTHDAGKLALEPYVAERKEMFRRLASGGMSFLEAEKAILGFDHCEIASEVCKSWKMPENITTAIRYHHYPSRSEGDFLSYALHIADTLALNCSLDFSFDDVESSFEDGALEFLDLTQEEALKIEALMLESVQKTTETIQAE, from the coding sequence ATGAAGATAGAGTGCTCAAGTTGCCATAAAAAATATAATATTCCTGATGAGAAGCTCCCCAAGGATAAATCCATTAGCTTAAAGTGTCCGGCCTGCCAAAATCTCATAACCATCAACCCCCCGGCGCAGGCGCCGCCCATAAACACGCTGCCGGAAGGGGAAGCCCTGAAAAAGGCCATTGTCAAAGGGGTTAAGGATCTGCCGCCCATGCCCCAGGTCATCCACAAGGCCCGGAAGGTCATGGCGGACCCCAATTCCAGCTTTCAGGATTTGGCCATTGTCCTGGTTACGGATCAGGCCATCGCCGCCAAGGTGCTAAAAATCGCCAACTCGCCGTTTTACGGGCTTTCCGGCACGGTTTCCACCATTCAGCAGGCCTCGGTGGTTCTGGGGCAAAAGACCCTGAACGAAATCCTGACCATGGCTTCCGCCTCCCAGCTTTTGGACAAGCCCATGCCGGGATACGGCATGGATCCCGGCGAATTCTGGCGGCATTCCCTGTTGGTGGCTTTTGGCGCCCGCATCATTACAGGCCGCGCCAAACCCCATTTGGCGGAAGACGCTTTCGCCGCCGGGCTCACCCATGACGCCGGTAAATTGGCCCTGGAGCCCTATGTTGCGGAGCGCAAGGAAATGTTTCGGCGTTTGGCGTCCGGAGGCATGAGCTTTTTGGAAGCGGAAAAGGCCATCTTGGGGTTTGATCATTGCGAGATCGCCAGTGAGGTATGTAAGTCCTGGAAAATGCCGGAAAATATAACAACCGCCATTCGATATCACCATTATCCGTCCAGATCGGAAGGCGACTTTTTGTCCTACGCCCTGCATATCGCCGATACCCTGGCGCTAAATTGCAGCCTGGATTTTTCCTTTGACGATGTGGAATCCTCGTTCGAGGACGGCGCCCTGGAGTTCCTGGATCTCACCCAGGAGGAAGCCTTGAAAATCGAGGCGCTTATGCTGGAATCCGTTCAGAAAACCACGGAAACCATTCAAGCGGAATAA
- a CDS encoding serine/threonine protein kinase: MPDYIGQYQILEKIGAGGMATVYKGLQPSLDRLVAIKILARQLSGRESMIKRFNRESTIVARLAHPNIIHIIDRGTTADGLSYFVMDFVQGTDLQKEIKKGSYTLTEKMEIMVQVCKALDYAHKNGVVHRDIKPANILIDGQGHAMVADFGIAQLVDDHMTGATLTREGMVLGTLAYMSPEQSASAKNLTPASDIYSLGVVMYELFTGARPTGYFKSPLEHDPNIPRALDEIILQCLSPEPEDRVKSADVIKEVLLNELKGAHLGGDAKIRAQGIGGDDDSLVLLDIIKEHKFGAVYLFRRKQSGKLMVVKKYTASVGGLPEAQAFLKLKHKNIVNVAGASGNNEIYIVAMEYIRGGSLEERMARPYEWRDALAVARQICEGLGFAYSHKVLHGNLRPSNIMISNNGVVKLTDFGLKEHYGKESSNENWYNPFKEPKSHLTDIYSTGAILHKMITGILPIWRQGQLIIPHSLDATPREVRDLVKKMLSRKAEENFSGAGQVINAIDGILAADEKTRLQEQEAAASKPAPPSAPKRKSQTKRQVMRLLLFLLFVEAVIYYLFSTGQAPRIMSFWTDLIQKIPI; encoded by the coding sequence ATGCCGGATTATATCGGACAATATCAGATCCTGGAAAAAATCGGGGCCGGGGGCATGGCCACGGTGTACAAAGGCCTCCAGCCTTCCCTGGACCGCCTGGTGGCCATCAAGATACTTGCGCGCCAGCTTTCAGGCCGGGAAAGCATGATCAAGCGGTTCAACCGCGAATCCACCATCGTGGCCCGCCTGGCTCATCCCAACATCATCCACATTATAGACCGGGGAACCACGGCCGACGGCCTGTCTTATTTTGTCATGGATTTCGTTCAGGGCACGGACCTGCAAAAAGAGATTAAAAAGGGCTCTTACACCCTGACCGAGAAGATGGAAATCATGGTCCAGGTGTGCAAGGCTTTGGATTACGCCCATAAAAACGGAGTGGTGCACCGGGACATCAAACCGGCCAACATTCTTATAGACGGTCAGGGGCACGCCATGGTGGCGGATTTCGGCATCGCCCAGCTTGTGGACGACCACATGACCGGCGCGACCCTGACCCGGGAAGGCATGGTTCTCGGCACCCTGGCCTACATGTCGCCCGAGCAGTCGGCCAGCGCCAAGAATCTCACCCCGGCCAGCGACATATACTCCTTGGGCGTGGTCATGTACGAGTTGTTCACCGGCGCCCGGCCCACGGGATACTTCAAGTCCCCCCTGGAACACGATCCCAACATCCCCCGGGCCTTGGATGAAATCATCCTCCAATGCCTGTCGCCCGAGCCGGAAGACAGGGTGAAATCCGCGGACGTGATCAAGGAAGTCCTGCTGAACGAACTCAAGGGCGCCCACCTTGGGGGAGACGCCAAAATCCGGGCCCAGGGCATAGGGGGCGACGACGACAGCCTGGTTCTGCTGGACATCATCAAGGAACATAAGTTCGGAGCCGTGTATTTGTTCCGCCGCAAGCAGAGCGGCAAGCTCATGGTGGTGAAAAAATACACCGCATCCGTGGGCGGCTTGCCCGAAGCCCAGGCCTTTCTCAAACTCAAGCACAAGAACATCGTGAACGTGGCCGGAGCCTCGGGAAACAACGAGATTTACATCGTGGCCATGGAATACATCCGGGGCGGCAGCCTGGAGGAGCGCATGGCCAGGCCCTATGAATGGCGGGATGCTTTGGCCGTTGCACGGCAAATCTGCGAAGGCCTGGGTTTTGCCTACAGCCACAAGGTGTTGCACGGAAACCTGCGGCCTTCCAACATCATGATATCCAACAACGGGGTGGTCAAACTCACGGATTTCGGGCTGAAAGAGCATTACGGCAAGGAATCCTCCAACGAAAACTGGTACAACCCTTTTAAGGAGCCCAAGTCCCACCTGACGGACATCTATTCCACGGGCGCCATTCTGCATAAAATGATCACCGGCATTTTGCCCATTTGGCGGCAGGGGCAGTTGATCATCCCCCATTCCCTGGACGCAACTCCCAGGGAGGTGCGCGATCTAGTGAAAAAAATGCTGTCCAGGAAAGCCGAAGAAAATTTCAGCGGCGCTGGCCAGGTAATTAACGCCATAGACGGGATTTTGGCCGCCGATGAAAAAACCCGCTTGCAGGAGCAGGAAGCGGCCGCTTCCAAGCCGGCCCCCCCTTCCGCGCCAAAGCGGAAAAGCCAAACGAAACGGCAGGTAATGAGGCTGCTTTTGTTTCTGCTTTTTGTGGAGGCCGTGATTTATTATTTGTTTTCCACGGGCCAGGCGCCGCGGATCATGTCTTTTTGGACCGACCTGATCCAAAAAATTCCGATTTAG
- a CDS encoding alpha/beta hydrolase, which translates to MPQAQVKGITLYYETHGDPKNPPLILIMGLASQLVRWPLEFCEMLTAQGLYVIRFDNRDIGLSTQCDETGAAEIAAITKKFLSGEPAKLPYSLSDMAGDAVGLMDHLGLAKAHICGLSMGGMIAQATAIEHPDRVLSLTSMHSSPSNPQDPSLPRTTPEATERLLAQPPDDREGYIQHTVDSFRIFASNSPVYDPECEAKMAADQWDRGYHPLGISRQFLAATFSGGRLEKLRGLKVPALVIHGDSDTLIPPEHGKVTAEAIPGARLIMMKGVGHGMAFPSTWEDTAREIAALVKSV; encoded by the coding sequence ATGCCCCAAGCCCAAGTAAAAGGAATTACCCTGTATTATGAAACCCACGGCGACCCGAAAAATCCGCCTCTTATCCTGATCATGGGCCTGGCGAGCCAACTGGTCCGGTGGCCGTTGGAGTTTTGTGAGATGCTTACGGCTCAGGGGCTGTACGTAATCCGGTTTGACAATCGCGACATCGGCCTTTCCACCCAATGCGACGAGACCGGAGCGGCGGAAATCGCCGCCATCACCAAGAAGTTCCTATCCGGCGAACCGGCGAAGCTGCCGTATTCCCTGTCCGACATGGCCGGCGACGCAGTCGGGCTCATGGATCATCTGGGTTTGGCCAAGGCCCACATTTGCGGCCTGTCCATGGGCGGGATGATCGCCCAGGCCACGGCCATTGAGCACCCGGACAGGGTTTTGTCCCTGACTTCCATGCACTCGTCGCCGTCCAATCCCCAGGACCCGTCCTTACCCCGCACCACGCCCGAGGCCACGGAACGGCTGCTGGCCCAGCCCCCTGATGACCGGGAAGGGTACATTCAGCATACGGTGGACTCCTTTCGGATTTTCGCCTCAAACAGCCCCGTCTACGACCCGGAATGCGAGGCCAAAATGGCGGCTGACCAATGGGATCGCGGCTATCATCCGTTGGGGATCTCCCGGCAATTTCTGGCTGCGACCTTTTCCGGGGGACGCCTGGAGAAATTGCGCGGGCTCAAGGTTCCGGCCCTGGTCATTCACGGAGACTCGGACACGCTCATCCCACCCGAGCATGGCAAGGTTACGGCCGAAGCCATTCCCGGCGCGCGCCTGATCATGATGAAAGGCGTGGGGCACGGCATGGCTTTTCCGTCCACCTGGGAGGACACGGCCCGGGAAATTGCGGCCCTTGTGAAGTCCGTTTAG
- a CDS encoding SDR family NAD(P)-dependent oxidoreductase gives MSTGPRLQGKTAIITGAASGIGAATATLFAEHGASLVLADVVEEALAAVAAQAEEKGAKVVYKTTDVSDEEQVKALVDLALDTYGQIDVLCNNAGITGDFTDMNSEDQENWKRVLAVNLIGPVLLTKYAAPYMKDRGCGSIVNTASVAGIRAGAGSNAYSASKAALINFTKTAACDLGSFNVRVNAVCPGLIETGMTKMVFDYARDAGKEAKLGSRCEMKRYGLPHEIAFAILFLACDESSYVTGQHLAVDGGNTASLNLPGMKF, from the coding sequence ATGAGCACCGGACCCCGTTTGCAAGGAAAAACCGCCATTATCACCGGAGCAGCCAGCGGAATCGGAGCCGCTACAGCCACGCTATTCGCCGAGCACGGAGCATCACTGGTCCTGGCCGACGTAGTCGAGGAAGCCCTTGCGGCCGTCGCCGCCCAGGCTGAGGAAAAAGGCGCCAAGGTGGTTTATAAAACCACGGACGTTTCCGACGAAGAACAAGTGAAAGCCTTGGTGGACTTGGCTTTGGACACTTACGGCCAAATAGACGTTCTTTGCAATAACGCGGGCATTACCGGCGATTTTACGGACATGAACTCCGAGGACCAGGAAAACTGGAAAAGGGTCCTGGCGGTCAATCTGATCGGCCCCGTGCTGTTGACCAAATACGCGGCGCCCTACATGAAGGATCGCGGCTGCGGATCCATCGTGAACACCGCCTCCGTGGCGGGCATTCGGGCGGGCGCAGGCTCCAACGCATACAGCGCCAGCAAGGCCGCGCTCATCAACTTCACCAAAACCGCGGCCTGCGACCTGGGCTCGTTCAACGTACGCGTCAACGCGGTCTGCCCCGGCCTCATCGAAACCGGCATGACCAAAATGGTCTTTGACTACGCCCGGGATGCGGGTAAGGAAGCTAAGCTGGGGAGCCGCTGCGAAATGAAACGCTACGGCCTCCCGCACGAAATCGCCTTCGCCATCCTGTTTCTGGCCTGCGACGAGTCCAGCTACGTGACCGGCCAGCACCTGGCCGTGGACGGCGGAAACACCGCCTCCCTCAACCTGCCCGGCATGAAGTTCTAA
- a CDS encoding DUF169 domain-containing protein yields the protein MMDNKILENTPDFLNVLGLDEEPMGLFFTDEKPEGCLSPKPNDLPTKAKEEKNEIDWPGVFGKFSCVIGHIWRARKKKIPACFSAQEFGCPGASFWVGFNKPQTETIIGYVSEGIPNFTEGEHYCKTHDDLRRVFTEIDPVPAPKPYCVVKPLSLFKESEEPEFVLFFTRPESLAGLHQMAFFVTNDPEVAASPWSAACGSIAAWPMKYKARGEAKAVVGGWDPSARKFFKTDELSFTVPYSMYVQMIEQYQESFLTTKTWSTVQKKIGRSKKAWSE from the coding sequence ATGATGGATAACAAAATATTGGAAAATACGCCTGATTTTCTGAACGTCCTGGGCTTGGACGAAGAGCCCATGGGCCTGTTTTTCACCGACGAAAAGCCCGAAGGCTGCCTGTCCCCCAAGCCCAACGACCTGCCCACCAAGGCCAAGGAGGAAAAAAACGAAATCGACTGGCCTGGCGTATTCGGCAAGTTTTCCTGCGTAATCGGTCACATTTGGAGGGCCCGCAAAAAAAAGATTCCGGCCTGCTTCTCCGCCCAGGAGTTCGGATGCCCCGGCGCCTCGTTTTGGGTGGGATTTAACAAGCCCCAGACCGAAACCATCATCGGCTACGTGTCCGAAGGCATTCCAAACTTTACGGAAGGGGAGCACTATTGCAAAACCCATGACGACTTAAGGCGCGTGTTCACGGAAATCGACCCGGTCCCGGCCCCCAAGCCCTATTGCGTGGTCAAGCCGCTCTCCCTTTTCAAGGAAAGCGAAGAGCCGGAATTCGTCTTGTTTTTCACCCGGCCCGAATCGCTTGCAGGCCTCCATCAAATGGCTTTTTTTGTGACCAACGACCCCGAAGTCGCAGCCTCCCCCTGGTCCGCCGCTTGCGGAAGCATCGCCGCCTGGCCCATGAAATATAAGGCCAGGGGTGAAGCCAAGGCCGTGGTGGGAGGATGGGACCCTTCGGCCCGTAAGTTCTTCAAGACCGACGAACTATCCTTTACGGTCCCCTATTCCATGTACGTGCAAATGATCGAGCAATACCAGGAATCCTTCCTGACCACCAAAACATGGTCCACCGTGCAAAAGAAAATCGGCCGCAGCAAAAAAGCCTGGAGCGAATAA
- a CDS encoding MarR family winged helix-turn-helix transcriptional regulator, translating to MIENKRTQKAETLVELVNEVFRLNTLIQANGDRMVHPLGLTSALWHVLAAVREAPLHMSQIARNRGLTRQSVRRNAKILEEKGFLEFIDNPDHKRANLASLTPKGSEILSKVDEVETLMSNHTEQHFKIQELKDAIHVLKRFSEHLETLNQGE from the coding sequence GTGATTGAAAATAAACGAACCCAAAAAGCGGAAACCCTGGTCGAACTGGTTAATGAGGTCTTTCGCCTAAACACTTTGATACAGGCCAACGGAGACAGAATGGTCCACCCCCTTGGTCTTACCAGCGCCCTTTGGCATGTGCTGGCCGCTGTACGGGAGGCCCCCCTGCATATGTCCCAGATCGCCAGGAACCGGGGCCTGACCCGCCAGAGCGTTAGGCGTAATGCTAAAATCCTGGAAGAAAAGGGATTCCTTGAGTTTATTGACAACCCGGATCATAAACGGGCTAACCTGGCGTCCCTGACGCCGAAAGGCAGTGAGATTTTAAGCAAGGTGGATGAGGTGGAAACCCTCATGTCCAACCACACGGAACAGCACTTCAAAATTCAGGAACTGAAGGATGCAATTCACGTTTTAAAACGCTTTAGCGAGCATTTGGAAACGCTCAACCAAGGAGAATAA
- a CDS encoding SDR family oxidoreductase: MERALVTGAAGFIGSNVVKELLSQGVKVRAMILPGEPTDNLEGLKIGRTEGNILDPKDVARAMRGVDVVFHLAAIYSTWMLDWSKIYEVNLQGSRNVLWAAMKSKNVKRVVYTSSIAALGTSQGGGLANEETPFDQYAINAHYVLTKYLSQQEALGFAQNGLDLVVVNPAFPFGPGDIAPTPTGEMIKGVLQGKVRFRFDGGINIADVRDVAKGHVLAAQKGRTGQKYILGNKNISMADFIRLVRNAAGMPDVPLPKIPISALKAASFLFKAWADHFSHSQPLMTPSDAEMASRYLYYDVSKARDELGLECRPIAESIRDSIQWFRERGV; the protein is encoded by the coding sequence ATGGAAAGAGCTTTGGTTACGGGCGCGGCGGGGTTCATCGGATCCAACGTGGTGAAAGAGTTGCTGTCCCAGGGAGTGAAGGTGCGGGCCATGATCCTGCCCGGGGAGCCTACGGACAACCTGGAAGGCCTGAAAATCGGGCGCACGGAGGGGAATATTTTAGACCCAAAGGACGTGGCCAGGGCCATGCGGGGCGTGGACGTGGTATTTCATCTGGCGGCCATTTACTCCACCTGGATGCTGGATTGGAGCAAAATTTACGAGGTCAACCTCCAGGGCTCCCGCAACGTTTTGTGGGCGGCCATGAAGTCCAAAAACGTCAAGCGGGTGGTTTACACCAGCTCCATCGCGGCATTGGGAACCAGCCAGGGAGGCGGACTGGCCAACGAAGAGACGCCCTTTGACCAATACGCCATCAACGCCCATTACGTGCTGACGAAATATCTTTCCCAGCAGGAAGCCCTGGGATTCGCCCAAAACGGCCTGGACCTGGTGGTGGTCAACCCGGCCTTTCCCTTCGGACCCGGCGACATAGCGCCCACGCCCACGGGCGAAATGATCAAGGGGGTTCTGCAAGGCAAGGTCCGGTTCCGGTTTGACGGCGGCATCAATATCGCGGACGTCCGGGACGTGGCCAAGGGCCATGTGCTGGCCGCGCAAAAAGGCAGGACCGGCCAAAAGTACATCCTGGGGAACAAAAACATCTCCATGGCCGATTTCATCCGCCTGGTGCGGAACGCCGCCGGCATGCCCGACGTTCCGCTGCCTAAAATCCCCATTTCCGCCTTAAAAGCGGCTTCCTTCCTGTTCAAGGCGTGGGCCGACCATTTCTCCCACAGCCAGCCGTTAATGACGCCTTCGGACGCTGAAATGGCCTCCAGATATTTGTATTATGACGTTTCCAAGGCCCGGGACGAACTGGGCCTGGAATGCCGTCCCATTGCCGAATCCATTCGCGACTCGATCCAATGGTTTCGGGAGAGGGGCGTTTAA
- a CDS encoding nitroreductase — MEVKEAIRKRKSIRKFTSQPVSKEDLRSVLELAAWAPSAENTQPWEFFVLGGEVLDKIREANVEKVRSFELPPEEMHYILVERPKGSVYRERQIEIGKALFELMDIPREDKVKRAAWMERGFRYFEAPAAIIIAAEMSLPLQQTFLDVGAVMQNICLAAADKGLYTCIENQGVTYADVVKKHAGIPESKRLVAAIAIGYPDWDFPANKVESQREPIDNVITWCGM, encoded by the coding sequence ATGGAAGTCAAAGAGGCCATCAGAAAACGGAAAAGCATTAGAAAATTCACGTCCCAGCCTGTTTCCAAAGAAGACTTGCGGTCCGTCCTGGAACTGGCGGCCTGGGCGCCTTCGGCGGAAAACACCCAACCTTGGGAGTTCTTCGTGCTGGGAGGCGAGGTGCTGGACAAAATCCGCGAGGCCAACGTGGAAAAGGTCAGGAGTTTTGAACTGCCTCCGGAGGAAATGCATTACATCCTGGTGGAGCGGCCCAAGGGCAGCGTCTATCGCGAAAGGCAGATAGAAATCGGCAAGGCCTTGTTCGAGTTGATGGACATTCCCCGGGAGGACAAGGTCAAACGCGCTGCGTGGATGGAGCGGGGCTTCCGGTACTTTGAGGCGCCTGCGGCAATCATCATTGCGGCGGAGATGTCATTGCCCCTGCAGCAAACCTTTCTGGACGTGGGCGCCGTCATGCAGAACATCTGCCTGGCAGCCGCGGACAAGGGCCTGTACACCTGCATTGAAAACCAGGGCGTGACCTACGCGGACGTGGTGAAAAAGCACGCCGGCATTCCGGAGTCCAAACGCTTGGTTGCGGCCATCGCCATCGGCTATCCGGACTGGGATTTTCCCGCCAATAAGGTGGAAAGCCAGCGCGAGCCTATCGATAACGTCATCACATGGTGCGGGATGTAA
- a CDS encoding winged helix-turn-helix transcriptional regulator: METICSDNSCPVYDTLRMIGNKWVLLILAQLMGGTKRFGELKKAIPEISPKMLTQQLRKLEQEGLVERTVYAEVPPKVEYSLTAKGLALEPVFEQIIIWGRKHGGRP; this comes from the coding sequence ATGGAAACAATTTGTTCGGATAATAGCTGCCCGGTCTATGACACGCTTCGCATGATCGGAAACAAATGGGTTTTATTGATTCTGGCCCAGCTTATGGGAGGGACCAAGCGATTCGGAGAGTTGAAAAAAGCCATCCCTGAGATCAGTCCCAAAATGCTGACCCAGCAATTGCGGAAACTGGAGCAGGAAGGCCTGGTGGAGCGGACGGTTTATGCGGAAGTGCCGCCCAAGGTGGAATACTCCCTGACCGCCAAGGGCCTGGCCCTGGAGCCGGTGTTCGAGCAGATCATCATTTGGGGGCGTAAGCACGGAGGCAGGCCTTGA
- the rpiA gene encoding ribose-5-phosphate isomerase RpiA, translating to MTSQDALKKQAAEKAVEYLESGMVVGLGSGSTATFAIHAIARLMKEGKLKDIVGIPSSTPTEEVARSLGIPLVGFEEHAVIDVTIDGADEVDPDLNLIKGGGGALLREKVVAQATKKNIIIVDESKISDKLGTIFALPVEVVPFATASETRFLESLGAKVTVRENQLGKAFQTDNHNRILDADFGPMDDAVKIGMALSQRAGVVEHGLFLGTTALVIVAGADGIREMKAA from the coding sequence ATGACCTCGCAGGACGCTCTTAAAAAGCAAGCTGCAGAAAAAGCCGTGGAATACCTGGAATCCGGAATGGTAGTGGGACTGGGTTCAGGCAGCACCGCCACCTTCGCCATTCACGCCATCGCCCGCCTCATGAAGGAAGGCAAGCTGAAGGATATCGTGGGCATTCCCAGCTCCACCCCCACGGAGGAAGTCGCCCGGTCTTTAGGCATCCCCCTGGTCGGGTTTGAAGAGCATGCGGTCATTGACGTAACCATCGACGGCGCCGATGAAGTGGACCCGGACCTGAACTTGATCAAGGGCGGGGGCGGCGCCTTGCTGCGGGAAAAAGTCGTGGCCCAGGCCACCAAAAAGAACATCATCATCGTGGACGAAAGCAAAATATCCGATAAGCTGGGCACGATCTTCGCCCTGCCCGTGGAAGTGGTTCCCTTTGCCACGGCCTCCGAAACCCGCTTTCTGGAATCCCTGGGCGCCAAGGTGACGGTCCGGGAAAATCAATTGGGCAAAGCCTTCCAGACCGATAACCACAACCGCATCCTGGACGCCGACTTCGGCCCCATGGACGACGCGGTGAAAATCGGCATGGCCCTTTCCCAACGCGCCGGCGTGGTGGAGCACGGATTGTTCCTGGGAACCACCGCTTTGGTCATTGTGGCCGGCGCAGACGGCATCCGGGAAATGAAGGCTGCTTAA
- a CDS encoding diguanylate cyclase produces MGLTKKNGGMVGGSASKNLEVGGGKVLTTPLTLKLQELTDVCSVLEPEVDHPQDFKAGILLVDDKPENLLALEKLLEAPDVEIVKASSGNEALSLILEREFALILLDVQMPGMDGFETAELIQSNKDTRHIPIIFVTAISKEQKHVFRGYEAGAVDYLFKPLDPYILKGKVRTFLELHRQRLTLEHMNRILKKSNQKILEQQKSVIEEERLKVLLQMAGATAHELRQPLTALLGNIELLRMFSHAPEKQDKILSQIEEAGERVAEIVEMIQTIRRDETKAYAGNIAIINLEQETKVLYVEDRDADYNSITQSLSSNPRLKIFRAYGVGDGMEILQAQDPDLVLLDFYLSDGTGLDFLAEMEKAGEDAPVVVISGQGDEMVAAQMIQAGAFDYISKSRADAATLSRTIATALEKARLRKETRLAQEKIVDMSITDELTGLSNRRYFNEVVDIEVQKARNNGSPLTLCMMDLDHFKNVNDTYGHLTGDKVLAETGALLKQGFRSHDMIFRYGGEEFAVILPDTDLEHAKRACERFRESVQEHVMDAKVKQVKITISIGIANMPGEQIMEAGELIDAADHALYRAKELGRNRVEAP; encoded by the coding sequence ATGGGGCTTACTAAAAAAAACGGAGGGATGGTCGGCGGCTCCGCTTCCAAAAACCTGGAAGTGGGAGGCGGCAAAGTTTTGACCACGCCTTTGACGCTAAAACTCCAAGAACTGACCGACGTCTGTTCTGTTCTGGAGCCGGAAGTGGACCATCCCCAGGATTTTAAGGCCGGCATTTTGCTAGTGGACGACAAGCCGGAAAACTTGCTGGCTCTCGAGAAATTATTGGAAGCGCCTGACGTGGAAATCGTCAAGGCCTCCTCGGGCAACGAAGCTCTCAGCCTTATTCTTGAAAGGGAATTCGCCCTGATTTTACTGGACGTTCAAATGCCGGGAATGGACGGGTTCGAGACCGCCGAGCTGATTCAAAGCAACAAGGACACCAGGCATATCCCCATCATTTTCGTCACCGCCATCAGCAAAGAACAAAAGCACGTGTTCCGCGGCTACGAAGCCGGCGCCGTGGACTACTTGTTCAAGCCCCTGGATCCCTACATCCTTAAAGGAAAGGTTCGAACTTTTTTGGAGCTCCATCGGCAGCGCCTTACCTTGGAGCACATGAACCGGATTTTAAAAAAATCCAATCAAAAAATTCTGGAGCAGCAAAAGTCGGTCATAGAAGAGGAAAGGCTGAAGGTGCTCCTGCAAATGGCGGGGGCCACGGCCCATGAATTGCGGCAGCCTCTGACGGCGCTTTTAGGCAACATCGAGCTGCTGCGCATGTTCTCTCATGCTCCTGAAAAACAGGACAAAATCCTGTCTCAAATTGAAGAAGCGGGCGAACGAGTGGCTGAAATCGTAGAGATGATTCAAACCATCCGGCGGGACGAAACCAAGGCTTACGCCGGAAATATAGCCATTATCAACCTGGAGCAGGAAACCAAGGTTTTATACGTGGAGGATAGAGACGCGGATTATAACTCCATCACCCAATCCCTGAGCAGCAACCCCCGGTTGAAAATTTTCAGAGCGTACGGGGTAGGGGACGGCATGGAAATTTTACAAGCCCAGGATCCCGACCTGGTGCTGCTGGATTTTTACCTGAGCGACGGCACGGGCCTTGATTTTCTGGCGGAAATGGAGAAAGCCGGGGAAGATGCGCCGGTGGTGGTCATTTCCGGCCAGGGCGATGAAATGGTGGCGGCCCAGATGATTCAGGCGGGCGCCTTTGACTATATCAGCAAAAGCCGGGCTGACGCTGCCACGCTTTCCCGCACCATCGCCACGGCTCTGGAAAAGGCCAGGCTTCGCAAGGAAACCCGGCTGGCCCAGGAAAAAATTGTGGACATGTCCATCACGGACGAACTGACCGGGCTTTCCAATCGCCGTTATTTTAACGAGGTGGTCGACATAGAAGTCCAAAAAGCCCGGAACAACGGTTCTCCCCTCACCCTGTGCATGATGGACCTGGATCATTTTAAAAACGTCAACGACACCTACGGCCATCTTACCGGAGACAAGGTGCTCGCAGAGACCGGCGCCCTGCTCAAGCAGGGTTTCCGCAGCCACGATATGATTTTCCGGTACGGCGGCGAGGAGTTCGCAGTGATCCTGCCCGATACGGACCTGGAGCACGCCAAACGGGCCTGCGAGAGGTTTCGGGAGTCCGTGCAGGAGCACGTCATGGACGCCAAAGTGAAGCAGGTGAAAATCACCATCAGCATCGGCATCGCAAATATGCCGGGCGAACAAATCATGGAGGCCGGCGAGTTGATCGACGCTGCGGACCACGCCTTATACAGGGCCAAGGAGCTTGGCCGCAACCGGGTGGAAGCCCCGTAA